A stretch of Motacilla alba alba isolate MOTALB_02 chromosome 18, Motacilla_alba_V1.0_pri, whole genome shotgun sequence DNA encodes these proteins:
- the ENGASE gene encoding cytosolic endo-beta-N-acetylglucosaminidase isoform X2, protein MAEAAEGPARRGKRTGAEPGAAAEEPAEAERAARRRRSLQPDIQGTTVLHDTISERPQPLPARYFDTKTTEPISFYLTGLEELLAWQPNSNDDFNVSAVPLAKRQPPLQSRRPRTLVCHDMRGGYLEDRFIQGSATRNPYVFYHWRYIDIFVYFSHHTVTIPPVVWTNAAHRNSVPVLGTFITEWTDGEKLCEAFLAGGEEAYGAVAEQLARIAQHYRFDGWLINIENTLSPAAVGNLPLFLRDLTARVHSAVPGGLVIWYDSVLKDGTLRWQNELNDQNRMFFDACDGLFTNYNWKEEQLERTQRLAGPRLNDVYVGVDVFARGDVIGGGFDTDKSLRLIRQYGLSAAIFAPGWVYEHLGKENFLQNENRFWGSLAEYLPTHSICTLPLTTSFSLGMGSSTFLDGKDEESGPWYDLSAQDIQPLYPEQQGTLSTSCCLQDAWCGGSSLQLQGTIPPGEERVAVRLFSLQMPAPPKLFLTLRYKLEGPQPDDFTVALEVTTWDSGTCFEGNPTSLPEPNGRYHPRFLPAPPPGLAKLLAACHRGSYGWTSRCYELELQDCSLRDLSLIVSRQQPSPQETSFTCLLGEVRVLDTASVAAAPPQVHGVTASQLWWQEGAEPGQLSLSLTLRWSFPPGRARWFRVLSQGARCRLGQTAPQVLGLAQGCLFRAVGLPVPRPAPAQSCRLELLVEPVLRDELPVDPERWGRLVLVYSAPGSGTSSDGH, encoded by the exons aTGGCGGAGGCGGCGGAGgggccggcgcggcgcggcAAGAGGACGGGAGCCGAGCCCGGCGCCGCGGCGGAGGAGCCGGCCGAGGCGGAGCGGGCCGCGCGACGCCGGAGGAG CTTGCAGCCGGACATCCAGGGGACCACCGTCCTGCACGACACCATCAGCGAGCGCCCGCAGCCCCTGCCAG CAAGGTACTTTGACACGAAGACCACGGAGCCCATCAGCTTCTACTTGACcggcctggaggagctgctggcctggcagCCCAACAGCAACGATGACTTCAATGTGTCAGCCGTGCCTCTGGCCAAGCGCCAGCCCCCGCTCCAAAGCAGGAGGCCCCGGACGCTGGTGTGCCACGACATGCGTGGCGGGTACCTGGAGGACAG GTTCATCCAGGGCTCGGCCACACGCAACCCCTATGTCTTCTACCACTGGCGCTACATCGACATCTTCGTCTACTTCAGCCACCACACTGTCACCATCCCGCCCGTGGTCTGGACCAACGCGGCGCACCGCAACAGCGTCCCTGTGCTGG GCACATTCATCACGGAGTGGACGGACGGGGAGAAGCTGTGCGAGGCGTTCCTGGCGGGCGGGGAGGAGGCGTACGGCGCCGTGGCCGAGCAGCTGGCCCGCATCGCCCAGCACTACCGCTTCGACGGCTGGCTCATCAACATAGAGAACACGCTGAGC CCGGCAGCCGTGGGGAACCTGCCCCTCTTCCTGCGGGACCTGACGGCGCGGGTGCACAGCGCCGTGCCGGGAGGGCTGGTGATCTGGTATGACAGCGTGCTGAAGGATGGCACGCTGAGGTGGCAGAACGAGCTGAACGATCAGAATAG GATGTTCTTTGATGCCTGTGACGGGCTGTTCACCAACTACAACtggaaggaggagcagctggagcgcACGCAGAGGCTGGCTGGTCCGCGCCTAAACGACGTCTATGTCGGCGTTGATGTCTTTGCCCGTGGGGATGTGATTGGTGGTGGCTTTGACACTGACAAG TCCCTGCGCCTGATCCGCCAGTATGGCCTCTCTGCAGCCATCTTCGCTCCTGGCTGGGTCTATGAGCACCTGGGCAAGGAAAACTTCCTGCAGAACGAGAACAG GTTCTGGGGCTCGCTGGCAGAGTACCTGCCCACGCACAGCATTTGCACGCTGCCCCTCACCACCTCCTTCAGCCTGggcatgggcagcagcacaTTTCTGGACGGGAAG GATGAAGAGTCTGGGCCCTGGTACGACCTGAGTGCGCAGGACATCCAGCCACTGTACCCGGAGCAGCAGGGCACGCTgagcaccagctgctgcctgcaggatgccTGGTGTgggggcagctccctgcagctgcaggggaccATTCCCCCCGGCGAGGAGCGCGTGGCTGTCCG CCTCTTCTCTTTGCAGATGCCAGCCCCCCCTAAGCTCTTCCTGACCCTGCGCTACAAGCTGGAGGGCCCACAGCCCGATGACTTCACAGTGGCACTGGAGGTCACCACCTGGGACTCAGGGACCTGCTTTGAGGGCAACCCCACCTCCCTGCCCG AGCCCAACGGCCGGTACCACCCCCGGTTCCTCCCGGCACCGCCGCCCGGCCTCGCCAAGCTGCTCGCCGCCTGCCACCGTGGCTCCTATGGCTGGACCAGCCG GTGCtatgagctggagctgcaggactgCAGCCTACGAGACCTCTCCCTGATTGTGTCCcgccagcagcccagcccacagGAGACATCCTTCACCTGCCTCCTCGGGGAGGTCCGG GTGCTGGACACGGCCAGCGtggcggccgccccgccgcagGTGCACGGCGTGACGGCCTCGCAGCTCTGGTGGCAGGAGGGCGCCGAGCCCGGGCAGCTGTCGCTCAGCCTCACCCTGCGCTGGTCCTTCCCGCCCGGCCGTGCCCGCTGGTTCCGCGTGCTGAGCCAGGGCGCCCGGTGCCGCCTGGGCCAGACGGCGCCgcaggtgctggggctggcgcAGGGCTGCCTGTTCCGGGCCGTGGGGCTGCCGGTGCCGCGGCCGGCGCCCGCGCAGTCCTGccggctggagctgctggtggagccCGTTCTGCGGGACGAGCTGCCTGTGGACCCCGAGCGCTGGGGCCGCCTCGTGCTGGTCTATTCGGCACCAGGCAGCGGCACCAGCTCAGATGGGCATTAA
- the ENGASE gene encoding cytosolic endo-beta-N-acetylglucosaminidase isoform X1 — protein MGPGTVTGMGVRDGDGDRRPGWRRPVGAGRGAGPARPSPTSRGSLQPDIQGTTVLHDTISERPQPLPARYFDTKTTEPISFYLTGLEELLAWQPNSNDDFNVSAVPLAKRQPPLQSRRPRTLVCHDMRGGYLEDRFIQGSATRNPYVFYHWRYIDIFVYFSHHTVTIPPVVWTNAAHRNSVPVLGTFITEWTDGEKLCEAFLAGGEEAYGAVAEQLARIAQHYRFDGWLINIENTLSPAAVGNLPLFLRDLTARVHSAVPGGLVIWYDSVLKDGTLRWQNELNDQNRMFFDACDGLFTNYNWKEEQLERTQRLAGPRLNDVYVGVDVFARGDVIGGGFDTDKSLRLIRQYGLSAAIFAPGWVYEHLGKENFLQNENRFWGSLAEYLPTHSICTLPLTTSFSLGMGSSTFLDGKDEESGPWYDLSAQDIQPLYPEQQGTLSTSCCLQDAWCGGSSLQLQGTIPPGEERVAVRLFSLQMPAPPKLFLTLRYKLEGPQPDDFTVALEVTTWDSGTCFEGNPTSLPEPNGRYHPRFLPAPPPGLAKLLAACHRGSYGWTSRCYELELQDCSLRDLSLIVSRQQPSPQETSFTCLLGEVRVLDTASVAAAPPQVHGVTASQLWWQEGAEPGQLSLSLTLRWSFPPGRARWFRVLSQGARCRLGQTAPQVLGLAQGCLFRAVGLPVPRPAPAQSCRLELLVEPVLRDELPVDPERWGRLVLVYSAPGSGTSSDGH, from the exons ATGGGGCCCGGGACGGTGACGGGGATGGGGGTCCGGGACGGTGATGGGGACCGGCGGCCGGGCTGGCGGCGCCCGGTCGGCGCTGGCCGCGGTgctggcccggcccggccctcaCCCACCTCCCGGGGCAGCTTGCAGCCGGACATCCAGGGGACCACCGTCCTGCACGACACCATCAGCGAGCGCCCGCAGCCCCTGCCAG CAAGGTACTTTGACACGAAGACCACGGAGCCCATCAGCTTCTACTTGACcggcctggaggagctgctggcctggcagCCCAACAGCAACGATGACTTCAATGTGTCAGCCGTGCCTCTGGCCAAGCGCCAGCCCCCGCTCCAAAGCAGGAGGCCCCGGACGCTGGTGTGCCACGACATGCGTGGCGGGTACCTGGAGGACAG GTTCATCCAGGGCTCGGCCACACGCAACCCCTATGTCTTCTACCACTGGCGCTACATCGACATCTTCGTCTACTTCAGCCACCACACTGTCACCATCCCGCCCGTGGTCTGGACCAACGCGGCGCACCGCAACAGCGTCCCTGTGCTGG GCACATTCATCACGGAGTGGACGGACGGGGAGAAGCTGTGCGAGGCGTTCCTGGCGGGCGGGGAGGAGGCGTACGGCGCCGTGGCCGAGCAGCTGGCCCGCATCGCCCAGCACTACCGCTTCGACGGCTGGCTCATCAACATAGAGAACACGCTGAGC CCGGCAGCCGTGGGGAACCTGCCCCTCTTCCTGCGGGACCTGACGGCGCGGGTGCACAGCGCCGTGCCGGGAGGGCTGGTGATCTGGTATGACAGCGTGCTGAAGGATGGCACGCTGAGGTGGCAGAACGAGCTGAACGATCAGAATAG GATGTTCTTTGATGCCTGTGACGGGCTGTTCACCAACTACAACtggaaggaggagcagctggagcgcACGCAGAGGCTGGCTGGTCCGCGCCTAAACGACGTCTATGTCGGCGTTGATGTCTTTGCCCGTGGGGATGTGATTGGTGGTGGCTTTGACACTGACAAG TCCCTGCGCCTGATCCGCCAGTATGGCCTCTCTGCAGCCATCTTCGCTCCTGGCTGGGTCTATGAGCACCTGGGCAAGGAAAACTTCCTGCAGAACGAGAACAG GTTCTGGGGCTCGCTGGCAGAGTACCTGCCCACGCACAGCATTTGCACGCTGCCCCTCACCACCTCCTTCAGCCTGggcatgggcagcagcacaTTTCTGGACGGGAAG GATGAAGAGTCTGGGCCCTGGTACGACCTGAGTGCGCAGGACATCCAGCCACTGTACCCGGAGCAGCAGGGCACGCTgagcaccagctgctgcctgcaggatgccTGGTGTgggggcagctccctgcagctgcaggggaccATTCCCCCCGGCGAGGAGCGCGTGGCTGTCCG CCTCTTCTCTTTGCAGATGCCAGCCCCCCCTAAGCTCTTCCTGACCCTGCGCTACAAGCTGGAGGGCCCACAGCCCGATGACTTCACAGTGGCACTGGAGGTCACCACCTGGGACTCAGGGACCTGCTTTGAGGGCAACCCCACCTCCCTGCCCG AGCCCAACGGCCGGTACCACCCCCGGTTCCTCCCGGCACCGCCGCCCGGCCTCGCCAAGCTGCTCGCCGCCTGCCACCGTGGCTCCTATGGCTGGACCAGCCG GTGCtatgagctggagctgcaggactgCAGCCTACGAGACCTCTCCCTGATTGTGTCCcgccagcagcccagcccacagGAGACATCCTTCACCTGCCTCCTCGGGGAGGTCCGG GTGCTGGACACGGCCAGCGtggcggccgccccgccgcagGTGCACGGCGTGACGGCCTCGCAGCTCTGGTGGCAGGAGGGCGCCGAGCCCGGGCAGCTGTCGCTCAGCCTCACCCTGCGCTGGTCCTTCCCGCCCGGCCGTGCCCGCTGGTTCCGCGTGCTGAGCCAGGGCGCCCGGTGCCGCCTGGGCCAGACGGCGCCgcaggtgctggggctggcgcAGGGCTGCCTGTTCCGGGCCGTGGGGCTGCCGGTGCCGCGGCCGGCGCCCGCGCAGTCCTGccggctggagctgctggtggagccCGTTCTGCGGGACGAGCTGCCTGTGGACCCCGAGCGCTGGGGCCGCCTCGTGCTGGTCTATTCGGCACCAGGCAGCGGCACCAGCTCAGATGGGCATTAA